The Phoenix dactylifera cultivar Barhee BC4 unplaced genomic scaffold, palm_55x_up_171113_PBpolish2nd_filt_p 001095F, whole genome shotgun sequence genomic interval agccatgcgcattaattgtggagtaagccggagatccgcattaatggtggagtaagccggagatccgcattaatggtggagtaagccggagatccgcattaatggtggagtaagccggagatccacattaattgtagagtgaaccggagggttacagcggccatgcgcaataaatgctgaagcagtggcagggtatggtcctcagttggacctcggaggagtacggccgtagtaggtggctgacaagggtagaccttgagcgtcaggattttcctaggtcggaggtctcgaggtcggatgtcttgaggtcgggcgttccgaggtcggacgccgacttcggctgttcagggtcggcggttgtgcggcttcttgggggcatttgtgtcacttagggaaaaaatcttattcccccaacagcaTCCATGATCCAGAGGCAAGTATATTTTGTTAGAGTTTTACAGGTTCTTTTGTTATCTCATTCAGCAAGATAATATTCTCTCAAAGCATTCATGCAATGGCTACAGCAAGTTCTGCATTTTTAATGCTTGTTTGGATGATTGGAATGAAATATCTATAACcagaaaaataatatcattacAGTCTTGGCTAAacctatatttataaatatccaGGAGTATCTTAAGAGTGGGCCAGTCCCAATTCGATGAGTAGAGAAAAAAGAGTTTATGAGAAAAgactttttctctctttataGGTTTCGAGTTAGCCTACTCCTAAGCTGCTCCCAAATATTTATTAGGCCTAGCTCACCCTATAAGTATATGATTTTGTTAGTTGTATTGGTCCAACTTATAAATTTTATAGAATTTTCTATCCAACCATCCAAACAGACTCTTCAACTGTTGTCTTTCATAGAAATTAATTTAGTTGATCATGCGAAGCAAACTAAACTTGGCAAAACCACTAAATTATGatttcatcattttttaaaataaaaaatactatAATTCATAGGATATCAAACAAACGATATGTGATTGTGATTCATTAGTTCGCAttgatcaagaaaaaaaaaagattccctATCATCTCGAAGAAGTACAGCCTTTCCACCATTTCTCTCTAACAAGTTAAATCAGTTGTATGTATAGCAGTTACTAGTGAATAAGCCAATGATTGTCCACACGCCATGAAGTACAAGCTTCCCCCTCTCCATGCGTGTTTCATTAACTTACATTAGCGCTTAGAATTAATGCATGGTATTCAACTTTCATCTACACTAACATGTAAACCCAATATCCCTAGAGATGCAAGTTTCCCTGCCAAGAGTTCGGATCCAAAATTGATTACTATAATCCAAGAGCTCTTTTCATCGTCATTTTTCATTGTCCAtactttctgtctttctttttCCATGAACTAAACGAGTCTCTATATTCAGTGAAAGACTCTTCCTCAAgagttttgtttttccttttctttataaGTATCCCATTGCAGTTGAATGTAATGATATTTGTCGAGGGAAAGTTTAATATATTACTGGTTGTTTGTCTATGAAAGTTTATATTGAACCCGTGAAAATCATCTGATATAATGTCAGAGTATACAAGAGCTAAAAAAATTAGCAGTCTTCTCGTGATGGCTTGAGCTTAGGCCCAGGCAGTATCAAGGCCCGCCTATGAAGTGGTGCCTTATCTGTTCGTGAAACAGGAGGGGGTGGGGTTGGCGGCACACGCCCTTCTGTTCGAAAAGCAGAGGAGACGTGCCctgttgaaaacagagcatgcaccgctctctccctctttctctcgttcTCTCATCGACCGAGCCGCGCTGCTTTCCTCTGTCTCCcacgccttctcctcctctcgcgTGCCAAgtcatctctttctctctctctccttcggtCGGTTATACCCCTTAGGAGTCTAGTCCATCCTAATTTTCTTATTGTAGTTCTTGCTTTATAGATATTGCGTTTGAAAGGGGACAGGAAGGACTTGGAATTTGTGAAGACAAGGCTCGCAGCTGAGGGATTTGACGTCGTTTATGATATATTAATGGTAATTACTCATCTCAGTTCAGAATTTTCCTAAGCTCATAATTCAACCACAACTCGTATTTTTCTTATCGGGAAATGTCACTATTGCTGAATGAGTAATGGCAGTTGAAGTTACATGCAGAAATAGCTTCTGTGAGCACATACATATGGCAATTTTCATATGCTTTCAGCTGTAGCATTTCTGTCTAATATAACCTTCATTCAGGGTGTGAGGTAGAGCTTATAACCTTCATTGCCAAAGCTAGAGCAGTAAGCATTTTTTTTCTCATAGATCTTGATATTGTTTGAACATTTAAAAGTGTACCAATGGTTCAAGAAAAAGCACTAGCTACATGGGTATTAATCATCAAGCTTAATATCATAATATGTAACTCAGCATATCAAGTATGAGTATTCCTGGTGTATGTGATATTTGAGTGCAGCGCTTTGTTGCCCTGAAGCCTTATGCAGCAAAATTGTGCCCTTATATCAAACACCAAACAGTCCATTCAAAGCGGTCATAGAAGTATAGAACATATCAgtaacaaaatcaaatcttttcaTGTTTCTTAACTTGGTATTAATTACCCACAATTTGGATATAGCTCATATATTGTGCCTATCTAATTTATTATCAGGTTGTATTCAACTCAGTTTAATCTTGGCTCAATAGGTTTTAAGATGAGTAGTCCTCATAGGTGGTGAGGGTCAGGTATCTAAGCAGCATTATGTGTGCTTCAGCACTTGGATGTAACTATGAATGTGTCAGAACAAAATccactctctcctctctctctctctctctctctctctctctctctcccccctctcacTCTCAGCTGCTTAACCTGCCGGTTTCCATACTTAAATATGCTTCTTGCGGAAAACTTGCAGGTATATTTATTGCTCGTTGGATCTGATCTGTGGAGACACTTTGAGGTGAGCTTTTGATTGTGGAATCTGGAAATCTTTTGTTCTTCTGGTGTTTAAATTATTGCTTTTCTCATATATTGTGAGGATGATTAATAGACTGAAGCAGTTGCTCCAAAGAGCAGACGCAAAGGAAAGCTTGAACTGCAACCCTGTGGAAGATTGGTTCTTCCATTGACTTGAAGCTGGACACCTGATTCCAATCCTAGACTCTGGAAAGCAGATCATGCAGCTTCGACATGTTAAGGTCAGTACAAACGTCGCATATCATAAATGCATGCCAAATGAGCTTGAGTGCAAATTCATCTGGTGCACCTCTGATGTCATGATGTGGTAGGCCAACCATGATGAGATCTAAGAGAACCGTTTGCCTTGGGCCCTCACCCTCCATCTAAGTTTTCGTGGGAGCCGGTTGGTCTAAAAGGCCTCCATGCCTGCATGGTTCCTCTCCTGACTGTGAAATTAGATTTTGTATATCTTATGTGAATTTTTGTTGGAGCCATCTCTTGTGcagtggctttttttttttttttttttggctaaaaacaGAAGTATCATACATAAAGTGTACGGATACattcaaaaaagtcaaaaaacagTACATCACGGAGTGCACTGGGCAAGGGCAACTCCGCTTCTCCTTCCTAGAGATAGTCCTCCGAATAGTTGGCAACAAAagaggccacccaatccgcagctccATTGGCCCCTCTAAATACGTGCTTCGTCTGGAGCACCATTCCACTACGGATCATGGTCTCGATATCTCTCACCAGTGGGTGATAATCATCGACCCCTCCGGAAATCTGCAGGATCCACCCAATGACCGTCGCCGAGTCACCCTCTAGAAGGACCTCTCTCCCCTGCAGGGCACGCCAAACGTAGCACAAACCAGCCCAGGCTGCTCTCAGCTCCGCTCCTGATACCGAGGTGTCAAACAAGTGGCAGCCCCCAGTAACAATCACCCTGGAGTCCGGACCCCTAACAacgaaattgaccttgaggaaacatGGGGTGAGGGCTCCCAGATAAAAAACACCAAATGGGATGCTCCACAAGCAGATGAGGAGCTCCAGATATCCTGAGCTGTCAAAGATTTATCCGACCAGATCGCCTGAGAAGCCTCCACCGTCAATAGTTGCACCCTCTCCATCATTACCCCAGGTGATGGGTAGCTCTTCCCAAATGTCTAGGCATTTCTTGCAAGCCAGATCTGATAAGCAATATAGGTCGCTCGGACTGCCTCCGATCTGGATTGCAAGGCCCCGGCCAAACGTCAAAGGACCTGAAGAAAGGACGCCGCATGAGTCCAGAGCACCGCGGGGAACTTGCATGCGTCCAGACCCTCCTCGCCCGGTGACTTTCATCAAGGCACGCTTTAGCAACATCAATTTCCACTctcctctctatcttcttcttcttcttcttcttcttacagtaatgataataataataagatttTGCCCATCTATTTTATGCGGGTTTTCCAAATATTTCTAATTATGGCTCTTTGGAAATTCTTCAGACAATTTAAAGTTATTTCTGTTATGGGATTTGGCAAGGACTTTTATTATGGCACTTGGTAATTCAAAAGCAAGTAAACAAGTATACAACATTTCTGGATCCAGTGTAACTAATATTGAGGCTATAACAGTTTCAGTATATTTTGCATTTATGGATTTCCATCCTTCATGCTATTGCAGGCTGCTGGCTTTCCTGAGCAAGAAAtcattcactataatcccaagGAATTCGATTTTGGGACGAAGAAAGCCTTTCCTTTTCGAGATCAGGTATGCTTGGTTGTGGGCCGGTTTCCAATCCAATTATTATGTAGTACTGCCTTGTAATTAAAGGTTTCCATTTAAGCTAGCCAAGGGTGAAATGTCATAAACAAGGCAAAATAAAGATGAAAACTCTGTGATCTCTACATAGTACAAATATCTAGTTCGGGCTTGAAAGATGATACTAAAAGAACCAAAGGAGTTATTCCCGTTGAAAATTTAATAGTAGATAGCAAACTTAGATAGTAACAAAGAAAATCAAATGCCCTCGGAGAAGTTATTGATATGTACGAGAAGGCTTTATAATGGAATATTTAAAATAACGTAGAAGGATTCATCAGAAAGTGTTTTTTGGTCCTCCAAAAGCTTTTCAACCTGGGCCTAAGTTCGAAAAGTTTTAACAAAGGTTAGCCCAAGTACAACTCAAAATAGGTCTGAAGCCCAAACTAGGCCTGGTCCAAAAGGGCCATCCATAGTGTAGGGAGAGGACCTGGTAGGGAAGaagtgaagaggaagaaattATTACCTACACTGCATGCATCATATGGCCCTCCATGCAGCCAATAATAGCCGTTGGTTCCTGTGGGTTCCATTCATGAAGCATGCATCTTGATCCACCATCATATGAACTAGCGGCTGTGATTGGCTACATACATGGCCATGCTGGTGTATGCAGTATAGGCAataatttctcatgaagagaAGGTTTGGGCATCTATGGTGTGTAACCTTAGCTTGATGCAAAACCGAATTTGTCTGGGCTCATTTTCTGCTCTTGACAGAGAATATCTATTACTCAATAAGAAAGTCAAACCCCACAATTTTGGTAAACTAACATGCACTTGGAACCAAAAAAATATCATCTCCATCTATCTAGAAACTGCACTCTAGATGAAACTTGGAATTGTATCCAACCGtgactaaaaatatttttaggttGTGCCCAATGCAAGAAAGTACCTACACCAAGCCTAATTTGCATCCAACTATGTCCAAAGCGTCTTTACGCAATTCCCATACATGTTATAACTACTACAAGCCATCCAAAAATAGATGTTGAATCATTCCATATCATCCCTAACTATGGCTTGTGAGATTGACCTACTCAAAACATTAAGAAACCCTGCAATGATTTTGCAGCAAATTTCTTCTATTGGGCTTTTGACCTACTAGCTTCTTGAAGAGCAGAAATAACTCACGTATCATGATTGTTACCAATTGATTATACTGGACACCAACAAGTCATTCAGGCCTACTTTGAAAAGAGGATGAAGAATTCTAGGAAAACTATCTTAATCCTTTTCtggctaattaatttcatggttgtatttttgaatttatttttgtacaccTTCATGGTTAAGTAAGTCATTTAAGGGTTTGAAAAGAGGATGAAGAATTCTAAAAAAGCTTTTATAATCTTTTTTGAATaattaatttcgtgggtgtATTTTTGAATTCATTTTTGTACATGTACATGTCTTTTCTTTTAACCCCATATCTTTAGTGCTTGTACCCCATATCTTTTAAccccatatttttttttggaatatgCATTGATTAGATCTTTATAATCCAGATTGATATGCCTTTATGCATATAAAGATTAAATTcgcatttaaaaataaaaattgtgaAATTCATACAACTATATTTATCGCAATTAGAGGCCTTATGCGTAtgcttaacaaaaaaaataaaaagagtttTCATAAATTGGTCGATTTCTTCGTTTCCATCAGATGCTGATCAATTTCGAGGGTGCATCAATCAAATGGTTACGGTCACTCGGCAATATCAAACGGTTCTGCCGCACGTTGACAACGTAACGCCCACCCAGTGGCCGCCCAATACcttctatttaaaccaaccgAGGGGTCCTTTCTTTTTCATCGTCGCTTccgttcttcctctctcccgccCAACACCAGccaccttctttcttttcttcactTGCTCATCGCCGCCGTCGCCATTGCCATCGCCGCCGTCGCCATTGCCGTCGCCGCCGTCGCCATTGCCGTCTCTTCCGTCCCCATTGCCGTCTCCGCCGTCGCCCTCGTCGCCATTGCGGGCGCCGCCACCACCTCCGCGGCCGCCTTCAGGGAGGAGATCACAGACGCGGCGAACAACCTCAGCATCGGCAAATCTTGCAAGAAGAACCAAATCCAAGGTGAGCCTGCCCTCTGTCCTTTTTGTGTACGTGTTTAAAGATCAACTGGCTCTTTGTCCCCAGTCTCGTCTTGTCTCTCTCTGTCTATCTCAAATTTGAATAAATTCGAGTAGGGTACGGTTCTTTCTGATCATTCGAAGCTCCGTTTCTTGGGAGAAACCCTTTCTTGCAATTAGGGTACGGACGTACGGTCTCTTGTTTTAATTCTTAAATTCTTGATTCGAATCCCGACGTCTCTATCTCAGCGTGCTTGTTGCTTTAAACGAAATCCTTTTCTTTCTATATTTGGATTTGAGCTATTGGCTACTGCTTTAATTGGAGTTAGAGTTTACGATTCTTTCTTTTGGTTCTTGAATTCTTGATTCCGATCCAATGAGAGATCTATATCTCAGTGTGTttgtttttttccttaaaaaaccCCCTTCGTTCTACCTTTGGACTTTATCTCTTGGCTATAGCTTTACTTCTTGTTTGAATTCCTTGCTCGGAAAAGAAAGAATACTTTCATTGGACTTAGgcttttttgttcctatttgaTTCTTGAATTGATTCGGATCCTGTTTCTTGGAAGAGAGGTAGTGCAGGAATTTTCAGCGTTCTTTAGGTGATTCTTGAAGCTACTTTATTTTTTGTTCTAGGTTCTTTGGTTCACGATCTGATAACTGAAACCTGGAGCTCCTTGTATTGATATTTTGAATGATTTACCCTTTTTGCACTTTCTGTCAAgtgtatttctttttctttcccctgTTTTTATCATATTATATGTTCTCTTTGATTGCATTCTCAGAGTACAGCATATTAAAGCTGAGCTTCTGTCTTTGAGAATGGGTACATTGCTATTTCTCTCTACTAGTTTTTAATAACTTATGGCATTTTTAGATCGTTACTTAAGTCATATGTTGCTAGTTCCTGGTTTTGATATTTTCATTTCACATGAATCAGAATACATTATTTAGAGTTATTGGATATCAACACAATGGTGAAAAGATCTGctttagatttttcttttattaaatgtaTCCACCCCCACCCAGTTGCACGAGGGGATGGAGCCCAGAGAGGAGCATCAGATAGTAGCAGCGCAGGAGGGGATGGAGCCCAGAGAGGAGGATCAGATAGTACCAGCGCAGGAAGTAGCAGCGCAGGAGGGGATGGAGCCCAGAGAGGAGCATCAGATAGTACCAGTGCAGGAGGTAGCAGCGCAGGAGGGGATGGAGCCCAGAGAGGAGCATCAGATAGTAGCAGCGCAGGAGGGGATGGAGCCCAGAGAGGAGCATCAGATAGTACCAGTGCAGGAGGTAGCAGCGCAGGAGGGGATGGAGCCCAGAGAGGAGCATCAGATAGTACCAGTGCAGGAGGTAGCAGCGCAGGAGGGGATGGAGCCCAGAGAGGAGCATCAGATAGTAGCAGCGCAGGAGGGGATGGAGCCCAGAGAGGAGCATCAGATAGTACCAGTGCAGGAGGTAGCAGCGCAGGAGGGGATGGAGCCCAGAGAGGAGCATCAGATAGTACCAGTGCAGGAGGTAGCAGCGCAGGAGGGGATGGAGCCCAGAGAGGAGCATCAGATGATAGCAGCGCCGGAGGGGTTGGAGCCCAGAGAGGAGCATCAGATGATAGCAGCGCCGGAGGGGTTGGAGCCCAGAGAGGAGCATCAGATGATAGCAGCGCCGGAGGGGATGGAGCCCAGAGAGGAGCATCAGATGGTAGCAGCGCAGGAGCGGATGGAGCCCAGAGAGGAGCATCAGATACCTATTCTGACCTCTTCTAGTTCGGATCCGAAGTATAAACGGAGGCACTGTAAGAAGTTTTACTGTAAGAAGTTTTACACTGAGGAGGGCTGCCCGTATGGAGACACGTGTACTTTTCTGCATGATGAGCAGTCAAAGGCTCGGGAGAGTGTGGCGATTAGTCTGTCGCCTACAGTTGGAGGTGGTGGATATGACGGTGGACCGAATGCGTCGAATCAGAGGCCTTCGAGTTGGAAAACTAGGATCTGCAACAAGTGGGAGGTAGCTGGGTATTGTCCGTATGGCAGCAAGTGTCATTTTGCTCATGGGGCCGCAGGTATGTTTAAGTACTTATTTTTGCTCTTAAACTGCAGTTTGGTGCGAATTTCATTGTGAATGTGATGAAAAGTACAAATACTACGATGTGGCTTCTTGTTATTTCCTTGAATGAGATGGATGCAATGTTGGGCCTTGTGTTATTATTTTTATGGTTGTTAATCTTGCACCATCACAAGGATTTTCTTTGAGAGATTCTTATTCTTAACTAGAATGACTTGCTTGCATGATAAAACATCATAATCATCAACCTTTGAGTGCTATGTTTGAGTGCTTCATAAACACATGTCCATATACTTCCTAATTTGCCTATCATATATACAGAAAGACCTGATATGCGTTGTTTTGGGTATGTGTGGTTTCTGTCTGACGTCGATGCAAAAGACAAGTAATTCTGATGCTCATACAGAATGCTATGTTTTGAGCTCTGTACTATGGTGTGGTCTATGCATTTTGATTGGTTGCTGCCTTCTTTGCCCTTTTAACGAGCAATGCACATTTGTTACAACAAAAATAGCATCTGGTCGGCATTCTCTTACCAAAGAGCCGATGCACATTCTTTACAACAAAATAGCATCTGGTGTTCATTCTCTTAAAAAAGGGGAGGTAATCTGGGAAGTGGTTCGTTGCCTAATGGAACTCGGGGAATGCATGCCAACTGATTGTAAATTCTGTACACATGCTGCACTCCATGATGCACCacttttttcttgttctttggGTGTCTTACTTCATTTATTTCTGTGGCAATAATGCTAATTATCGGTTCAGCATTAATCCACTGCGAGTCAGAGTTCTATTCTCGCACTGATATGTAAATGCCTCGCTGCAGAACTTCACAGATATGGTGGGGGGCTTGTGGAGATGGAAGGCAGAGATGCTTCTTCAGTAGCCACAGATTCGAACCAGGCTGGGGCATCAACAAGGGCTCCTGCAGACACTGTTGTTGCATCCATGACATCAGTTCCTCATGCAGATGTTTATCACCGGAGAGGTCCTTCACAGAGGTCAACTGTTGTCGGTCAGAGGCAGGGGCTTGGTCAGGGTCAGAGAGTTCGGAAATCGAAATGGCCAGACAAGATCAAAGGGATATATGGCGACTGGATTGATGAAAGTGAATAGACCCATACGTGCCGATATAGCAGGGCATCTGGATGGAAAAATAATAAGTGTAGTCATCTCTACTAATTGCATGCTGGAACGTATTGTTGTAGTCTTTATATCATAATTGCAGTGATACTGGTCAGCAATAGAAGGGAAGTGCCTTCACAAGGACTTCAGCGCAAAGAAGGGGAACCCATAATCTGTCATCATTGATGGACTATGGTCGGCTTGTAGTAGACAACGAGGACCTTCTCTAGTGCACGGACTCCTTTGTAAATTCTACACGGGTCGGGTGAGGAAGGTACTCAGCTATGCCTTCCACACTTTCGAAAGTTGATTCAAAGACATGGGTAAATCCTTGATGCCTGTTCTCCATACTCGCATTCTTTCCCCTGTACACAGAAAACAGCAATATCAAAAAACGACAGTGAGTTTATTTGTTGCTACGAGTAAAGAGAGTGGCCATAACCTTCATCGTCAGGCATGTCAGGTTCATGCGCTTCATATCTAATTTCTAACATCTCATGGTAACATGAATTGAAATCATACAAGGTCTACTTGCATATTTAATTTCAGACAGTTCACAAATATCCCATATATTCCAGAGTTTGATGCTGCATTTCATGCAGAGGATGCTAAAATAAAAACATTAGAAGTTAAAGGGTAAGGATAAGGGGCTTGGGTTTAACTCGGCCATGGTAAGTGGAATTCATAATACTGTTAATTGCCACACCACTCTTATTGACCAAGTCAATTAATGCAGGAAATGGGCTTGGCTCAGGCTAAGAGCTAGGCCCGAAAGAATTTGGATCGAGTTTGGGCTTAAATGTAGAGCCCATTTATTTTTCGGACTAGACTCGGATATGCCATTGGCCTTGCTGGAGCCCGAGCACAAACAAGGCCCGAAATGGAGCCCAAATTAATTTGTTTTTATATGTTGTTATTTAGAGAGAATGATGAAGAAGTAAAGGACAAATTAAAATGGGTTTAGTGAAAAATAATGTATCATATATCATTTACTTATGTTATAGAAGAAATTCTAATTTTTAACTACCTCATTTACCtatgaaacaatattatgaaatattaaacTTCAATTGTATTCAGGCGGGACTTATTTTGGCCCAAATGGGTAACGGGCCAGCCTAATCCGACTCGGGTCGGGCTCGGGCCTTGATTATCCAAAAATTTTCAAGCCGAATCCCGATCCGAAGCCCGAAagaaaatcagatttggttcagATAGGAACATGGCCCAGTCTGTCCGGCCCACTTCCAGACCTAGGGTAATTGGtcatatgcatatatttttttttataataaatatccAAACCCAGCTCGCTTCCAGACTTCCAGTCCTAGGATCAATGGGCCAAATGCATATACTTTTTGtactaaatatatttataaaatcttATCTTTTAGAAACTTTTTATGTATTCTTGTGTTCTCTTTGggccttcttttctctttttattttttattttttttactcaaTTATAGCTTTGCAAGAAAGTTAATGCCATGATACGCTGATGTAGCAGTGGccccaaatcatgtactttgacttCAGGCACTAATAAAGATGGTTCACTTTGTTGGATTAGAACATGCCTTTTCTTGTGCGGATTTGATATGTGATGTTGAAATAAACGCTAGCAATCCTTAGGATAGTTATCACTTTGGACTCCGTTCCTGAACATTTACCATGAAGACACCACCTTGGACTTATATCATGTACCATTCTGGTAGTTGCATCGTGGCACAATTTTAAGCACATAGTTTAACTCTGCTGCgtggtccaaaaaaaaaaaagcattggcTTTGAAGTGATTAAACACCTAGTTATTATTCAATTACAACCTCTGGAACCCCACTGCTGTGTATAGTTTGCTAAGAATATCCTCTGCGTCCCATGTTAAGGATTAGAAACTAGCCAAAGGGAAAAGACTGTCAATGATTAtaatctctcttcttttttttggtatgagtttatttgctttcttagaataactctttaaGCCAGGTCTTACAGGGGCACTAGAAGAAGTGCGGTGGCAGGCCATCTTTTGGGATGAAAGAGTCAAAAGACTGTAGGAGATTGGTGAAGTAAGAAACGACACTCTTAATAGTCCAAGGCATCTAAAACTCTATTTTTGCTTCTATAGCATCTCAGACGATATTCATCACCCAGGAGCCCCGAGTCCCCTCAAGATGAATTTTGATCGATATGTGTTAGATAGTGGCAAGACAGAAAGAGTGTGCTTTATCATTAGAGGTCCGGATATCAAACTGATTGCTGTGGATGGGTGTCAGATCTTCACCTGCTCAATGCCTGTAATGGAATTGAGGGCCGCTAAGGCCGGCCCCAACTATGTGCAGCGCACTTTGAGGGCCCACAAGATCTTGGTGGAGGGTAACTCAACGACGGTAATTGGTTGGATTCAGAATCAAGTTAGCGAGGTGGGGTCGCATCCCTTGATTTAGGACATCTGATGCTTGGCAAGAAGTTGTATTTCCTTTGGGGTGAAGTACATTTACCAGAAAACGAATAGAGCTACTAACTGGATGGCCTTCTTTATGGCTGATTATTTCGGTGGACTATCTTGAATTTATGAGGCATGCGTACTTAGAGCTTTTAGggacattttatttttatgattttCTTGGATGTATTCACACTAGAGTAGCGTGAAAGGCTAGTCTTAGCaaaaccaccaaaaaaaaaaaaaaaaagaagctcaaAGGCATCACTAAGACTTTTTCAAATTGATTCTTTGGCATGTATGAACTTCCATGTGACCAGCGcatgcaaaagaaggaagactcCAATGTatattctttcttgaaagataaGATACTTGATAGAATCATAaatcattaaaatttatttatttcaagagaatgggggggg includes:
- the LOC103714072 gene encoding zinc finger CCCH domain-containing protein 56-like, translating into MIAAPEGMEPREEHQMVAAQERMEPREEHQIPILTSSSSDPKYKRRHCKKFYCKKFYTEEGCPYGDTCTFLHDEQSKARESVAISLSPTVGGGGYDGGPNASNQRPSSWKTRICNKWEVAGYCPYGSKCHFAHGAAELHRYGGGLVEMEGRDASSVATDSNQAGASTRAPADTVVASMTSVPHADVYHRRGPSQRSTVVGQRQGLGQGQRVRKSKWPDKIKGIYGDWIDESE